The following DNA comes from Fundulus heteroclitus isolate FHET01 chromosome 1, MU-UCD_Fhet_4.1, whole genome shotgun sequence.
cgccagtccatcacagcgACGCACATGTCAAGCAAGCCTAACAACAATTTCATCGATTGActagtcatgtttttagactgtgaAGCCAggattcgaacccaggaccttcatgCTGCAAGTCACCGAGCAGCATAAACTCAGATAAATTATGAAGGATAATTTGGATCCAGACACTGAGGTCACACACTATCACGATGCATCCTGAGACCTTCCAGCAGAGGCGCAAGGAACGGCAATGGCCGTGTCCAAAATGTTATAGAAAGTGGTTTGCAGGACCTGAAAGCCTGGATATTCTGTCCACTGACATTAGGTTGGAAAAAATGATAGATTAAAACAACCTAAAACTTCCAACTTTGAGTGATCATAacaaggaggttaaaaaaaaatcatatgcCACTGAATGAACTGTATGTTTGTGGTGTGACAGAAAAATCTGTATTGATATGGATTCGTCTCACCACTTGATTTGTTCCACTTTAGCAGTTTGGATTTAGTTCTTGTGCTGCAGAACTTGGATCTGGAAATTATATTAAATCTTCTAGtgaacattaataataataataataaataaataataatactgcAGAGTTTGAAGACAGACGTTGCACTGATGGTGCAAATAACAGAGGAGTGGATACGAGCCGTGTGACCTACGGCTCCCACATAGCCTTCAGTCACAGACTCAAAGCAGACTCCACACGGACAGGTCAGGTAGGTGCCCGGCTCAGCAACCGCGTACTGATGTCACTCTATAAACTGCTTGGCAGGAAGAAGTCTTCTGCTGGAGATAATTGTGATATGTTACACCTATCAGAAATTGGGAGATcaagagcaaataaaaatgctcTCAATGCAGCCATGACTATCTTCTCGATGTGAAGCAGCCATACTGGATTTTGAGGTCAGGGTTGAACCTCTAACTTTCCATGTTGGATTTTCTATTTCCATTTGTCCTGTCGAGGCATTCCAGGCATTCCggcaagaaaaacacagaaaacgtCTTCCTACGTGTTCTGTAGCAGCTTTGCTGTGAGAAAAAGTACTGATGGAGATGGTATTCAAAGTGTTTGATTGCATTATTAAAACAGGGACCTGTGTTTGTGTGACGCTTGTATAGCGGATCACACCAAGTGGGAATTTGGACCTCAGAGGGCATTTTGATTAAACTTAGAACTGAACATCAAACGTAATCTTGAATAAATGTACCtcatcatatttttttagcAATACAGCTGTTTACCCCCCATATGGAAACTGTTTAAATCGCTGGGAGTTTCCTACCTTTGACATATTTAAACCTCTTCTGTTAAAACTTAGAAGCATTCAACTCAGATTGCTTTGTTTTCTgcaaaatgtttgaatttattttttaacatttatgacACTTTAAGTCTCGATCATGGTTGGAGTGTCTTGATTTAAATTGCGCTTGTACTCATTTCTTTGCAGCTACCTGTCTTGGGCAGGGCACATTTGCTCATTTATCTTATTAGATAATCACAAAATCTGTATATTTTTCAGTGGGAAAACAGCCTGAATTTGGTACTGTATAAATTCAGgtggttttaatttatttagataaTTTAGCGGGGGCCAATCATCTTTGTTAGGGTAAACATTGTGCCTGTCAGTCTGAACCCAGGGCTTCAGTGCAGGCCGGGACTGCAGGAAATCCCCTTCCTGGTTCCGCTGCTGATGTACGCTGAAGTGAAGGAGGTGACATGGTGCTCTCCGTCCCAGCCGCTGCTGTTACTCTCCTGGTAGTCTGGATTTACCCCAGCTACGCGCTGTATTTCCATATCggagagacagagaaaaagtGCTTCATTGAGGAAATTCCCGACGAGACCATGGTCATCGGTAAGCTAGCAGCTGGTTAGCTCGAGGCTAACTAGCAGGCGGCGCTAACAGCTGGATTATGGACTAAAGATGCAGCAAATGTCCGGGCCTGCCTGGGCTCATTACGGTGCCTCTAATGAAACAATCGGCCCAATTCTCACTGATATAGTTCAGCAGTTAAATGCACCAGATCCATTCAATGCACATTCCAGTTAAGTAGATGTTCGGCATCTGAATTAAAAAAGGTCCTCaaagaggagaagaagatgCACTTGTAGAGATGTTGCAGAGGTGGTGCTGGGTGAAGGGGGACCTGAGGGAGCCTGGTGGTATCAGGATAAATCTGATCctccagagctgctgctgcagctgctgtcaCTTCAATGAGCCGCAGAATCACTGGAGATCCTTTAGATTGTGTTGCAGCGGGGCGATATGGAGACGTTATGAGCAGTCAGTGTTCTCACTCTGACAAAAAAAGACACTAGCTGACCACAGTCTCCAGCCTTTTGGTAGTAAAAAAATGAGTAAGTACAACCTCTAAAAGGCCGGTGTAACCTGAAAGGGAAAAACTTTCTAACGATGCCTGTGTCATCTCGGTAGCATGAGTAATAAATAGGgtttaaatcaatatttcaaACTACAGTTCccatagaaatgtaaaaagtccCATTGACATCATACTTCCAGAATAAGTGTGCAGCCATGAACGCCCACACTGGGCTTGTGATTACCTCCAGTTGTGTGCAACATTGCACAAGGCTGCTTTATACAGTATGTAGTTGGTTATTATTCATCTCCCacgcagatttagatttaaggTAGTCTCTTAATTTCACCAACACGTCAGTCAGAGCCCCTACTTGAAGATCATAATGTGTTGAAGGCGTTTAAGatgagggtgatggcaaggaggccttccaacctgaAAGACCTGGAGCTCATCAGCAACAGAAATTAACCAGGGTATCAATggaaactagggctgaacgattttggaaaataatccaattgcaatttttttttcttaatattgcgatttaatgcaattttttcccagtttaatttatcatgtctttttaaacatatacaaacaacaaatcaatttgtttcctcgccgtgcagatttgttgctaaaagacccgcagcatctaaacttggtgcagaaatgattgcgttctgcctacaatatatttcaaccaaaattgcaattttgacttttctctgcattaaccacaagcaacaaaaatggcgtctaaataaagatgtttgtaaacaaggactatttaaaaacaagaacttttaatatttctattgatcagaatattattcaagagaacagcttctaattgatcaatccttgttgaacataaagtgcaaccaacaaacaagtctatgtattaaactgattgacctgtacttaatgctatgtatgattatataaactctaaaacaagtaataaaattagaatatctcaCTGCTgaaactgtcttcccttccatgttgaggcaaacccactttaaacattttacagacacctaaaggacgcgtctgagtCACTAGactacatagccaaaaattgctgacctctgccatttggaaattgcatttttttttaaaaatcgcgattattttgaaaatgcgattaattgttcagccctagtggaAACAACTCTAAAAAAGGGTTTGACTTCTGTAATGCCGTGgagattttccaaaaaatttataatataaatgtaaatcttttttgacatgattattttttttaataaaatgtaaattaaaccaggtttaaaaaaaaaagaaaggcaacGCTTCTTTTAAGACATTGCATCAACTTTTGAGAGGTATCGGTCTCTGGGTGGAAAGAAAATAACGTCAGGTCTAAATCTGCCAAGGGTAGAAATCCTTCTGGGCTTAGCTGTGTTTTAAGATGATCCAAGGATGGAAGGCAACTTTAATCCTCACTGAGGAAACTAAGCTCCTTATCACAGTGAAGAAGCTAAGCGTTACCTGCTGCTGGTAAGATACTGACAACTCACACCTTGTGAAAACCAACCTGTACCATTTAGTTTCTTTAGGATGGTCAATAAGCACCAGAGCATTTTCTTGTTGAAAAGCCAGTTGAAGGCTTGAAAATAAATTGGGAATCCGTAATTTCTCtaagtttattattttaaagggaAAAGACGGGAGATGCATAGACTGGAAAGAATCCAGTAAGAATCCAATAAGTCAGCACGTTAAGTTAAAGATCATAATAAATGTAGATAAAAACCTTCCCCCAATCACTGTACAATACAATGTGAAGGTTTGGTCACACTTGCCTAAAGCTAAAGTTGTCTCAGTTATTatcacacagaaaataaaaaaacactggagATAATAAAATCCTGCTGCTGTCCTTTGAGTGACCTTAGCACTAGCATGTTTTGCGTGTGTGGCAGGAAAGTACCGGACTCAGCTGTGGGACAAACAGACCGGCTCCTTCCTCCCATCCACTCCGGGCCTTGGGATGCATGTGGAGATCAAGGATCCAGACACAAAGGTAAACCCAGAGAGCAGGTGCTCTTCAGAAAAACAACCTGGTACCCAACATGGGCGGTGCGGTCTAAAGGTCTGTCTCTTGGTCGCTTCCAGATCATCCTCTCTCGTCAGTACGGCTCCGACGGACGCTTCACGTTCACCTCTCACACTCCTGGAGAGCATCAAATCTGTTTGCACTCAAACTCAACAAAGATGGCTCTGTTTGCCGGAGGAAAGCTGGTAGGAACACTAAGTCAGACGAGCCGCTCATCTCACCTGTGGTTTCACACACAGGCTTTCTCTTGATTGTTTAATCAAAGAAACGGCTTGCTGTAGGGGTGGacaattcaatatcaatatttatCGCAATTAACTTTTTTCAATAACTGATGTGACATTTCCGATATTTCAGTATACATTAGTCTTATGATTACAGAATTTGTCACCGATTGACGTTTtggattttatgttgttttattttattaaagcaaatatttctaatgtTATATTGGAAGAGTTTTATAAACAAGGCAAAATAATTGTCACACATTTGTACAGGTATCTGTTGCGGGCATTCTTGGCAGACTTTCtgaggtttttattttgatCGATATAATTATATTGTTTAGACTGAAATGAAATAATGGATGTAATTTTTGGCCATGTTGTCCAGCCCTAGCTTGCAGATGGATCtgtgtgcaaatagacattagaatgagagagacagtgtaaataattctcaATCGGATCAAGAACCGgtggaaccagcagcatgttcgtaaacatgtaacagaccatgaactgggctggtggtttaccTGAGTTTCAGCAGGGGGCGCTAGCCTTCACAgctttggaaagaagctgttcttttttttaagtcttagTTTTTTGATTGAATGTTCTTGATTCATTTACCTGATGGTAGTgggacaaacagtgcattgcccagGAGGCTGGGCTCTATGGCAATAGATCTGGCCCCTTTCTGGACTCCTGTAGACCAAACTGTGTCTGGAtcttgcagacggcatcccacaatcccttgTGCTGATCTCACCACACCTTCTAAATCCTTCCTTTCCCAGTGGCATGCAGCTCACAGGATGCTTTTGATTGTAGCTCTATAAAGTTCATGTGTAGCTGAGTAGAAAGTCCAGTCCGTTTCAGGTTTTGGAGGAAGAAGAGctttcttcaccaggtgggggGTGTTCTCagaccaggagaggtcagaTGAGATGTGAAGGCCCAggtccacacgctccaccacctccccctgcatgtagaggagcgtgttcagtcctcctggacctcctgtagtccactaaGACCTCCTTGGTcctgctggtgttcaggatgaaGTTGTTCGTGGAGCAGGCGGACCTCACTGCAGTGGGTCGCTTCGTTGTAATTGGAAGCACAAAGAGGCGGTTTGATCACAGCCTCTAAtgcctgctgcagttcatgcgGAATCAAGTCCGGTTTTGGCGGTCGGCAGGATCCGTAAAACCTCCTGTACTGGATTAATGCTCGGAGTGGTGATAATAGGAACAAAAACACAAGGACGAATATAATAAGCCGAGACCCTCGGGTGTCTGCAGGGTCCCACAATGccatctggactttgacttggccattcGTACATGCAAACATGCTTTGATAAACCATTCCATCACAGCTCTGGGTTTACGTTTTTGGGCAGGTGACCACCTGGATGGTCAGCTTCCACCTCAGTTTAATTCTcctgcagcctccaacaggttttccttTAAGATTGTCCTGGATTTAGtgccatccatcttctcatcaactctgaccggCTTCCCTGTCTTTGCTGTAGAggacatccccacagcataatactGGCACCACCAGTGTTACATTTCTAGCATGATGTTTTATATGTACGCCAAAAAGTTCCAATTTGCTCCCGTCTGACCTGAGCAGCTCCCTCCGCATATTTGGAAAAGCATTTTGGAAACTAGTCATGATGTTTCTTCCACTTTTAAAGTTATGCTCTACTGTATTCATCAcataaagttcaaataaaaatagggctggacaatatagagaaaaaaaagcatattaataattatcaacaaattcaaaacatatattttaagtgcagccctggccattttatgctgttgcttagtaacctatttttagatacagaacacacaaacactgaattcaaaccttTTAATTCAAAAAACTTTTACCTAAActgcaggttttaaaaaaaagaagaggtgaattgtgaactctttgaaggggcggagcttggtgatggagtattcctggatctgcgttgtgattggttgggaggatgtaatgactgtagtattaacctacatggctacaatgcaaaaggaaggagactgttattctgttgaactttttattgactctttttttctatcatctatatacgtctatcgatcgatatatattgttattgaattatcgtccagccctaaataaaatcctttttaagtTTGTGGAAGTCCAAcaattatgaaaatgttttcaatgtACCATATTTAGGTTACCTTCCACCTTATTTTGCTCATTTAAAAGACTACAGAATCCTTTACCATGAATTGCTTTTTCTCAGCCTTCTCACATAAATCAGTCACCCCTCCACAATGTTGCAGAGAGTCCATCTGGAGATCCAGGTCGGAGAACACACCAACAACTACCCTGAAATCGCAGCAAAGGACAAACTGACGGAGCTGCAGCTGCGAGTGCGCCAGCTGCTGGACCAGGTGGAGCAGATCCAGAAGGAGCAGAACTACCAGCGGGTCAGTAAGGAAGCCATCAGAGGCGTTGTTTGCAGCGGCTGCTCAGGCCTTCGGCTCACTGCGCTGCTTTTTGTTTGGCAGTACCGGGAGGAGAGGTTCCGCATGACGAGCGAGAGCACCAACCAGCGCGTCCTCTGGTGGTCCATTGCTCAGACGTTCATCCTCATCGTCACTGGAATCTGGCAGATGAGGCACCTGAAAAGTTTCTTTGAGGCCAAGAAACTggtttaacatcttctgggagaCGAGATAAACACGGTGGACTAAACAGACGACTGATGCATCTAGGAGCTGATCCGGTTATCAGCCAGGAGTGGTACCGCTTAACCCACACAGCAGCCCTGGGAAACCTTTAGTTTTTACTTGTAAATGTTTAGAAACACCATTTCAGCTACATTTCCACTTGTTAGATTTTTGGGCCACACTAGATGTTTATTATGTGGTTTTTACACTAAAGAATTTCTgtcaaagaaaggaaaaagttcAAACTGTTACAAGAAATAACTTaatattcaactttatttttccccccttttttaaaCCTGTATTCAGCTGCATTCCTCCCGATTTCAAATGTATCCAAATATAATCTCGGTACACAGGCTGCTGTTGTCATGGTTGGTTTGACATGACTACCAGTGGTCCTCAGTTCCTGTCCTCCAGGGCCCCTTTCCTGCAGCTTTGATTGGTTACTCTGCTTCAGCACATCTGAGTCACATAATCTGCTcatcagcaggactctggagaacctgactgcagactgaggaggtAAGGGATTCAGGTGAGATGGACCAGGTACATGTGTTAAAGCTGCGGGACACTGGACCTCCAGGACCGCCGGAATTGAGGACCACTGGACTAGACGTCTTTTCCCTGTTAATGTATGAAGCAGCAAATATTCCTTTGAATTAAGACATTAAAGCTTCCCTTGTTTGATTTGTAAAGAATTGTATCTCAACATGAAACCTTTGTAAAGCCTCCTTAAGATAACCGGTCCACTATAAACACAGACCCAGTCAGTGCGCTGCTCTCTGATCATTTGGTGGCTGAGCTGCGGAGCCGTGTGAGCTTTGGGAGCACGGGGCACGGATTGTGGAGCCAAAGGAGCACCGTCTGCAGCCGACAGTATTCACCTGAGCCGCGTGTGAGTCCTTCCCCTTAGATCTGGCCCAGCTTTGTGTTGTCGTCCTCATGCAGGCTATCCAAATGCATTCGCTGACTTGTACACCGTCCTCAGCATGTTCTC
Coding sequences within:
- the tmed4 gene encoding transmembrane emp24 domain-containing protein 4, which gives rise to MVLSVPAAAVTLLVVWIYPSYALYFHIGETEKKCFIEEIPDETMVIGKYRTQLWDKQTGSFLPSTPGLGMHVEIKDPDTKIILSRQYGSDGRFTFTSHTPGEHQICLHSNSTKMALFAGGKLRVHLEIQVGEHTNNYPEIAAKDKLTELQLRVRQLLDQVEQIQKEQNYQRYREERFRMTSESTNQRVLWWSIAQTFILIVTGIWQMRHLKSFFEAKKLV